Genomic DNA from Corylus avellana chromosome ca4, CavTom2PMs-1.0:
CAAACAAATCAGGCATACCACCAAACTCAACCCTTGTACCCCTTTTCTCCTCTATGTCATACCAAAAAAGATGCTCCAAATCTTGCTCCATTAGAACCTTCTTGCCGTCTTTCGAGTACACCAAAGGTTTACAGTAATCAAAAGTCCAAGGGACTGCGCCTTGCACAATGGTGTAAAGACGAGTCCAAGAGCTGACTACCTCGTACTCCTTCATCACCCAAACATCGTTGAGTGTCAAATTGACATTCACGCAAACACATATACATCCTTTCAAGACCTCCAAACCGAGTGAGCAATCATCGGTTGATTGAACCGGAATTGTATACGTTTTGAACTTTTCGGTGGCTAGATCGAAAGCTAGAAGGGTCTGCCGGTGCAGGGACCCACTAAAAGGATCAACTAACCAATGGAAAGCACCGTTTAAGGACATCGAACTAGGATCGGCTGAACTATACTCTTTAGGCCATTCCTCTTCGACGCTTTTCCAAGAATGCGCTCTCAGACTATAGACCTTGACTTCAATGGCACTTTTGGCATCAATCTTTCTATAGAACTCGTGAACCCTCATCACCTTGTAGTCGTCGTTAACTGGGTCGTGTCCGAAGGCCAAACTGGGCGAACTAGACAGATCATAGTCGGTGAATCCCACCGGCTCAAAGGGCAACTTCTTGTACCGCCGGATTAATGGGTTCCAAATCACAATCTCTCCCTCATAGTTGTGGAAGCAAACTAGTCCATTGCAGTAGTTCACGATATAGGTGTACTGTCCTGCATCGAGTAGTGGCTGGTGAATGTTCACGAGCGCTTCTTCGAATCGGTCGTCGTCGTTGAAGCGCACTCCTGAGAAATTCCGCGGCAGTTGTCGCCCGCGCTCCATGAATATGAGATGGCGTTCTATGTTGCCCACAATGGAGAAGTCGAGATGAATGCGGATGAAAGCTCGGCCATTGATTTGTGCCTGCCATGGCTTCGAAACGCATTGGAAACGTATCAGGCTCTTCACGGGTAATCGCAGAAGTATTTCGGTGATCAAATCCGGCGGGAGAATCGACATTTACGGAGTTTATTGTTTTGGCGGAGGAGATGAGTAACTTCGAACGCGTAGAATACTCAATACCCACTACTCAGCGGGAATTTCAATTCCCAACGGCCAGGAAATGGATCATATAGAAACAGAAATGTTCTTTCTTGATTCTTCTAACCTCTTTTTGCCACGTCTTTTCGTTGGAAAACGGTTTTGCAAGCcccattttctattttctaataGTAAGTGGGCTTTTATTTCCAACTCTAAATTCAGCTCACGAGCTCCTTGTTTAATacaaatgatagaaatttttttttaaaattttttttttttatgagggggtgattaatcacttttcaaaatttagggagttatttatcaaaacttctcatcacaatgaccaaaaaaaaaaaaaaaaatcttattttaaatttttatttaagtcTTTAAATTAAGCGgtaatttaatattgtattaTAGCTGAAATCATaaggttaaattttttttttgaataaattgcTCTTATTCAACAGCAACGAgtacaaaaattacaacaagAAAAACTAGGGAATACAAAGAGAACAGCAACAGGAAACACCAAACCCTATCCTTTTACATTATCTTTCCCTATAAACcatgctgatttttttttttttttttgtaaaaagatGTTTGGTTCCCCAAGAAAATTAGGTAAAGTAACACTTACGCAAATTAAGACTTTCGAAGAATGTGACAAAATTTCAGGAAGAAAATGGGTAAGATTGAGGATTTATTAGAAGTTCCTTCTACGCTATTATCTAGTCTTTATCTCTTTGTTCATAATCTTTTAGTGTATGCTAAGACCCAGCAATGatgctagatttttttttttttttttttggtaaagaagCAAGGAAATTGATGGTAACAAATGTTTGTAAAATGGAAGGAAGAAAGCCTTTGCCCGACATCATTTGAGCAATGATGCCAGATATTTCTTCTTAAACATCATCATTACCTTCCCCGGCCATGATGaatattgaaatttaaattcCTCATCCCTTCGCACTGGTTGACTGAAATCCCATATTTTGTAGCTGCAGTGAAATGTTTGCCAACATTGAAAATGCAGTCATTCTCTtgcatcaaaatttaatgaGTTGTTTATCAAAACTTCTAATCACAATGACAAAAAAAAGATGCCGTAGTTGCTTCCGCAGAAGCTGGATCCAAAATGAAAGGTCTGTTAGCACACTTCGTAGCCACCACTTGGCCTTCATGATCTCTGGCTATGATGCTTACTCCCATCTTCTTTTGCCTCTTGTCAATTACAGCATCCCAATTGAGTTTTATACATCCCTCAGGAGGCTTGTGCTACACCATCATCCCATGATCATTTGGAATTCGACTTTGGCTCTGTCGACCTTGCTCAGCTTTGGTGAAAGCCTCCAATTGAACTTTGCTTCTGTCGAGCCACACATGCAACCATCTCCATATCcgaagcctccaacttgtccaACAGTTTTTCTAGAATACTCAGAAAATCTGTTTCATCGTTGGTGCATTTCTGGATCTTTTTATTGCAGGCTAACCACACATCCTTTGCTGCTAGACAACTCCACAAAACATGGCCAAGAGTTTCCATCACTTGCTCACAGTGAACACATAGAGGGTTTGTTGTAATATTCCGCTTGTAGAGCTTCTCCTTTGTTGGAAGTATATTACTACAAGCCTTCCACATAAACATCTTAATCACCCTTGGACCTCTAATCTGCCAGATCCTCTTCCATAAAGACACCAATGCTTGCGGATTAGAACTATCTCCTTCCTCCATACTAATTTGCTCCTTTGCCAAGTGATATGCGCTTTTGACAGTGAAAATTCCATTTTTGTTTCCTGCCCAAACTAATTGGTCTGCACATGAATTTGTACAAATGGCCATTCCACAAATTTTTTCAGCTTCCTCCTCATTAAAAATCTCCTTAACCAGAGGGATGTTCAACCATCTAGAATCCATATCAATAAGAGCTGCAACATTAGCCCCTGAGTATGGGCacggggcggggcggggcgggttttGGCCTTTTCCCCTACCCGACCCTCACCCTACGGGTTCAGAAAATTCAACCCGCTACCTAGGCAAAGTGAACCTTATCGGTGCGGGGCGGGTTGGGTTCTTTTCCATCCTTCACTTcctctcctttcttttcctccGCCAGCTTCTTTGTCGGTTTCTTtggtttcttctcctccattttcgtctCTTCTGCagttttcttttcctccaaaacaaacacaaccctACATTAGAACCCCGAGAAACAAACctataaacaatggaaaagaaaaccaaagaataaTTCAGATTAAGATAATGATAAAAGAGATCTTTTGGTTCCCATTCATGAAAgaggtctagagagagagaaaaaaaacctGGATC
This window encodes:
- the LOC132178222 gene encoding F-box protein CPR1-like; its protein translation is MSILPPDLITEILLRLPVKSLIRFQCVSKPWQAQINGRAFIRIHLDFSIVGNIERHLIFMERGRQLPRNFSGVRFNDDDRFEEALVNIHQPLLDAGQYTYIVNYCNGLVCFHNYEGEIVIWNPLIRRYKKLPFEPVGFTDYDLSSSPSLAFGHDPVNDDYKVMRVHEFYRKIDAKSAIEVKVYSLRAHSWKSVEEEWPKEYSSADPSSMSLNGAFHWLVDPFSGSLHRQTLLAFDLATEKFKTYTIPVQSTDDCSLGLEVLKGCICVCVNVNLTLNDVWVMKEYEVVSSWTRLYTIVQGAVPWTFDYCKPLVYSKDGKKVLMEQDLEHLFWYDIEEKRGTRVEFGGMPDLFETAICVGSLVLLDDGDRVNNNPSDGPNLLIEAMEEEMINEEQAV